The proteins below are encoded in one region of Methanofollis aquaemaris:
- a CDS encoding methanogenesis marker 2 protein, whose product MVDNCSPDSVARSVREYEGVTRKRGIGELIECLRITDQPDVVASFGEDAAVIRQDDLALLLAADGIWSRLMEADPFWAGYCAVLVNVHDIAAMGGRPLAMVDVLSFTDGTLRNEVTRGMQAASEQFGVPIVGGHLHPDTPYSVIDLAIMGSMPIDDVIYSSTAGAGDRIVAAIDLEGRVHPSCLLNWDSATMRSAGEVRKQIGVMRELATRHLVTAAKDISNPGVIGTLGMLLETSKKGAEIELDAIPRPDLKAHGLTFEHWVRMYPGMGFIMTCHDEHTEEVCRLFEEAGMTARPIGWVNDSHSLSVSYEGTTTSVFNLESEGIMRIIDTTDLV is encoded by the coding sequence GTGGTAGACAACTGTTCCCCCGATTCGGTTGCCAGATCGGTCCGGGAATACGAAGGGGTTACAAGGAAGCGCGGGATCGGGGAGTTGATCGAGTGTCTCAGGATCACCGACCAGCCCGACGTCGTCGCGTCCTTCGGCGAGGACGCCGCTGTGATCAGGCAGGACGACCTGGCTCTCCTCCTGGCGGCAGACGGCATATGGAGCAGACTGATGGAAGCCGACCCGTTCTGGGCCGGATATTGTGCTGTGCTGGTGAATGTGCACGACATCGCCGCGATGGGCGGGAGACCCCTGGCGATGGTCGACGTCCTCTCGTTTACCGACGGAACGCTCCGCAACGAGGTGACCAGAGGTATGCAGGCGGCGTCCGAGCAGTTCGGCGTCCCGATCGTGGGCGGCCATCTTCACCCGGACACGCCGTACTCGGTCATCGACCTTGCGATCATGGGCTCGATGCCGATCGACGATGTCATCTATTCGAGCACCGCCGGGGCCGGCGACCGGATCGTGGCCGCGATCGATCTCGAAGGTCGGGTGCACCCCTCGTGCCTGCTGAACTGGGACTCGGCGACGATGAGGTCGGCCGGGGAGGTGCGAAAACAGATCGGGGTGATGCGGGAACTCGCCACCCGTCATCTGGTCACGGCGGCCAAGGACATCTCCAACCCCGGTGTCATCGGCACGCTGGGGATGCTCCTCGAAACTTCGAAGAAGGGGGCCGAGATCGAACTCGACGCGATCCCGCGCCCTGATCTCAAGGCCCACGGGCTCACCTTCGAGCACTGGGTGCGGATGTACCCGGGGATGGGCTTCATCATGACCTGTCATGACGAGCACACCGAGGAGGTCTGCCGGCTCTTCGAGGAGGCCGGGATGACGGCGCGGCCGATCGGGTGGGTGAACGACTCGCACTCGCTCTCGGTCTCGTACGAGGGGACCACCACCTCGGTCTTCAATCTTGAGTCCGAGGGGATTATGCGGATCATCGACACCACAGACCTGGTATGA
- a CDS encoding PGF-pre-PGF domain-containing protein: MIIVEQTGRVVYTYDKVTLYHTTDDAIEGVLALFSVEGHDLRSQGIEPVDVVLYRYHHSAWHPLPAMVIREDETARHISATSPGFSFFAIGSDPSPPSRSGE; this comes from the coding sequence TTGATCATCGTCGAGCAGACCGGCCGGGTGGTCTACACGTACGACAAGGTGACCCTCTACCACACGACCGACGATGCAATCGAGGGCGTCCTTGCCCTCTTCAGCGTCGAAGGACATGACTTGAGGAGCCAGGGCATAGAACCTGTCGATGTGGTGCTGTATCGATACCACCACAGTGCATGGCACCCCCTTCCGGCCATGGTCATCAGGGAGGACGAGACCGCCAGGCACATCTCGGCTACAAGTCCAGGTTTCTCCTTCTTTGCGATCGGCAGCGACCCCTCGCCGCCGTCGCGATCTGGAGAATGA
- a CDS encoding thiamine pyrophosphate-dependent enzyme — MPHIYCTGCGNGTVINCTLNAVNQMGWEPENTVFISGIGCSSRAPGYIITDSLHTTHGRAIPFATGVKLSRPDLHVVVFTGDGDLAAIGGNHFIHACRRNIDLTVVCMNNYIYGMTGGQGSPCTPLGAISTTTPYGCHEAPFDLAALAVAAGANYVSRWTSYHVKELTRAVQAGLETPGFSLVEALVQCPTGYGRRNKLRDAQSMVHWMRDHAVLMKKWKQMEAEGRPLPADKFPVGEFVRRNRPAMGVPEE; from the coding sequence ATGCCCCACATCTACTGTACCGGGTGCGGGAACGGCACGGTGATCAACTGCACCCTCAACGCCGTGAACCAGATGGGCTGGGAACCCGAGAACACCGTCTTCATCTCGGGGATCGGGTGTTCGTCCAGGGCACCCGGCTACATCATCACCGACTCCCTCCACACCACCCACGGCCGGGCGATCCCCTTCGCCACCGGCGTGAAACTCAGCCGGCCCGACCTCCACGTGGTGGTCTTCACCGGGGACGGCGACCTGGCGGCGATCGGCGGCAACCATTTCATCCACGCCTGCCGCAGGAACATCGACCTGACGGTCGTCTGCATGAACAACTACATCTACGGGATGACCGGCGGGCAGGGAAGCCCGTGCACCCCGCTCGGGGCCATCTCGACCACGACGCCGTACGGGTGCCACGAGGCCCCCTTCGACCTCGCCGCCCTCGCGGTGGCGGCCGGCGCGAACTATGTCTCCCGCTGGACCTCGTACCATGTGAAGGAACTGACGCGGGCGGTGCAGGCCGGGCTGGAGACGCCGGGCTTCTCGCTCGTCGAGGCCCTGGTCCAGTGCCCGACCGGGTACGGGCGGCGGAACAAACTCCGCGACGCCCAGTCGATGGTCCACTGGATGCGCGACCACGCCGTCCTGATGAAAAAGTGGAAACAGATGGAGGCCGAAGGCCGCCCGCTCCCTGCGGACAAGTTCCCGGTGGGCGAGTTCGTGCGGCGGAACCGGCCGGCGATGGGGGTGCCTGAAGAATGA
- a CDS encoding methionine adenosyltransferase, whose product MIRNIRVEEIEQTPIERQQIELVERKGIGHPDSIADGIAEAISRALCRAYMDECGMYLHHNTDQGEIVAGESIPCFGGGKVVKPIYALLTGRATKVFDGINIPADAIAVEAARAYVKSIIPIMNMESDIIVDCRMGSGSTDLRDVFKTCGGTRVMRANDTSFGVGHAPFSEAESLVKGVSDYIDTTYRPRHPEIGTDVKVMGLRDGDEITLTLAVAMVDRYLSDVGEYVEAVEALKENLQGIAPQFTGRKTQVHVNTADDINNGSVFLTVNGTSAEMGDDGSVGRGNRCNGLITPNRSMSMEATSGKNPINHIGKIYNLLATQLGATCVAEVDGIEEICIRLLSQIGHPIDQPLVASAQIIPRQGVAFAEVQPAVQAIIDAGLEDITSITEKVIRGDLKTF is encoded by the coding sequence ATGATCAGGAATATCAGGGTAGAAGAGATCGAACAGACCCCAATCGAGAGACAACAGATCGAACTGGTCGAGCGCAAGGGTATCGGCCACCCTGACAGCATTGCCGACGGTATCGCGGAGGCGATCTCGCGGGCGCTGTGCAGGGCGTACATGGACGAGTGCGGGATGTACCTCCACCACAATACCGACCAGGGCGAGATCGTCGCCGGTGAGTCCATCCCCTGTTTCGGCGGCGGCAAGGTCGTCAAGCCAATCTATGCCCTCCTCACCGGACGGGCCACGAAGGTCTTTGACGGGATCAACATCCCGGCCGACGCCATCGCGGTCGAGGCGGCCAGGGCCTATGTCAAGAGCATCATCCCCATCATGAACATGGAGAGCGACATCATCGTCGACTGCCGGATGGGGAGCGGGTCGACCGACCTGCGCGACGTCTTCAAGACCTGCGGGGGCACGAGGGTGATGCGGGCGAACGACACTTCGTTCGGCGTGGGCCACGCCCCGTTCAGCGAGGCCGAGAGCCTGGTCAAGGGTGTCTCCGACTATATCGACACCACCTACCGTCCCCGCCACCCCGAGATCGGGACCGATGTGAAGGTGATGGGTCTGCGTGACGGCGACGAGATCACCCTCACCCTCGCGGTGGCGATGGTCGACCGCTACCTCTCCGATGTCGGGGAGTATGTCGAGGCGGTCGAGGCCCTCAAGGAGAATCTCCAGGGGATCGCTCCGCAGTTCACCGGGAGAAAGACCCAGGTGCATGTCAACACCGCCGACGACATCAACAACGGCAGCGTCTTCCTCACCGTCAACGGCACCTCGGCCGAGATGGGCGACGACGGGTCGGTCGGCAGGGGCAACCGGTGCAACGGGCTGATCACCCCCAACCGTTCGATGAGCATGGAGGCGACGAGCGGAAAGAACCCGATCAACCATATCGGCAAGATCTACAACCTCCTCGCCACGCAACTCGGCGCCACCTGCGTTGCCGAGGTGGACGGGATCGAGGAGATCTGTATCAGGCTCCTCTCCCAGATCGGCCACCCCATCGACCAGCCGCTGGTGGCGAGCGCCCAGATCATCCCGAGGCAGGGCGTCGCATTCGCCGAGGTCCAGCCCGCGGTCCAGGCGATCATCGACGCCGGTCTCGAAGACATCACCAGCATCACCGAGAAGGTCATCAGGGGCGACCTGAAGACCTTCTGA
- a CDS encoding DNA integrity scanning protein DisA nucleotide-binding domain protein: protein MNEKLLVQTAAELAEEIGARAIVAFTHPCTCQAKVPLIWVTDLQLDILKDLSMCEILSVCEHHMLDTAVQVYLKEQFEDGTVVAVFPYAILIFDLEKAKNFVNIKEYEEIVPRDVMYAVLNLALEIAVEGREGRKIGTAFIIGDPAKIARHSHQAILNPYAGHDPAYRDVTNRENWESVKEFAQIDGVFVLDTEGTLQSAGTYLDVNAKVVDLPPGLGGRHLATAAITAVTPAVGVTVSESGGLVRVFRDGVCTITIRSDIRITS from the coding sequence ATGAACGAGAAACTCCTTGTCCAGACAGCGGCGGAACTCGCCGAGGAGATCGGGGCGCGGGCGATCGTGGCGTTCACCCACCCCTGCACCTGCCAGGCAAAGGTGCCGCTGATCTGGGTCACCGACCTGCAACTCGACATCCTTAAGGATCTCTCGATGTGCGAGATCCTCTCGGTCTGCGAACACCATATGCTCGACACCGCAGTGCAGGTTTATCTCAAGGAACAGTTCGAGGACGGGACGGTCGTGGCGGTCTTCCCGTACGCCATCCTCATCTTCGACCTGGAGAAGGCGAAGAACTTTGTCAATATCAAGGAGTACGAGGAGATCGTCCCGAGAGACGTGATGTACGCCGTTCTCAACCTCGCCCTCGAGATCGCCGTCGAGGGGCGCGAGGGCAGGAAGATCGGGACGGCCTTCATCATCGGCGACCCGGCAAAGATCGCGAGGCATTCCCACCAGGCGATCCTCAATCCCTATGCAGGGCACGACCCGGCCTACCGCGATGTCACGAACCGCGAGAACTGGGAGAGCGTCAAGGAGTTCGCCCAGATCGACGGTGTCTTCGTCCTGGACACCGAGGGCACGCTCCAGTCGGCCGGGACGTACCTCGACGTCAACGCGAAGGTCGTCGACCTCCCGCCCGGCCTGGGGGGTCGGCACCTGGCGACGGCGGCGATCACCGCGGTGACGCCGGCGGTCGGGGTGACCGTCTCGGAGAGCGGGGGATTGGTGAGAGTCTTTCGTGACGGCGTCTGTACCATTACGATCCGGTCGGATATCAGGATCACCAGTTAG
- a CDS encoding histone family protein encodes MADLPIAAVVRIAKKNGAERVGSDAAAALVGKAEAYIAGLTKEANRLAQHAGRKTIKEEDVELAAKSA; translated from the coding sequence ATGGCAGACTTACCAATTGCAGCGGTTGTCAGAATCGCTAAGAAGAATGGTGCTGAGAGAGTTGGAAGCGACGCAGCTGCGGCCCTTGTCGGAAAGGCCGAGGCCTACATCGCCGGCCTGACCAAAGAGGCAAACCGCCTCGCCCAGCACGCCGGTCGCAAGACGATCAAGGAAGAGGATGTTGAACTCGCGGCAAAGTCCGCCTGA
- the hisG gene encoding ATP phosphoribosyltransferase — MTSIRLALPNKGRIAQPVRELVEKSGIHLVGTGERMLVAKTVDPEIEVLFARPVDIPEYVANGAADIGITGHDMVMERGSDVEELLDLKMGSATLVAAVPEDSTVVEVTDLDGARVATEFPTITKTFFERHGVSVTIVPVGGACEATPYLGIADAIVDLTSSGTTLKTNRLRVITEVLRSSTGVIANRDALVEKKEKVHEVLLALESVVRAQGQCYLMMNAQREALPAIEEVLPGLGGPTVMDVASKEGLVAVHAVVAEECVYQLINQLKQAGARDILVMSIERMIP; from the coding sequence ATGACCTCTATCCGCCTGGCATTACCGAACAAGGGGCGGATCGCTCAGCCGGTCCGCGAACTTGTGGAGAAGAGCGGGATCCATCTGGTCGGGACCGGCGAGCGCATGCTCGTCGCAAAGACGGTGGATCCCGAGATCGAGGTGCTCTTTGCCCGTCCTGTCGATATCCCGGAATATGTGGCCAACGGGGCCGCGGACATCGGGATCACCGGCCACGACATGGTGATGGAGCGGGGTTCCGATGTCGAGGAACTCCTCGACCTGAAGATGGGGAGCGCCACCCTGGTGGCGGCCGTGCCCGAGGACTCGACGGTGGTCGAGGTCACCGACCTCGACGGGGCGCGGGTGGCGACCGAGTTTCCCACGATCACGAAGACCTTCTTCGAGCGGCACGGGGTCTCGGTCACGATCGTGCCGGTCGGCGGGGCCTGCGAGGCGACGCCGTACCTGGGGATCGCCGACGCCATCGTGGACCTGACGAGTTCGGGGACGACGCTCAAGACAAACCGGCTCCGGGTGATCACCGAGGTGCTCAGGTCGAGCACGGGCGTGATCGCAAACCGGGATGCCCTCGTCGAGAAGAAGGAGAAGGTGCACGAGGTGCTCCTCGCCCTGGAAAGCGTGGTGAGGGCGCAGGGGCAGTGTTACCTGATGATGAACGCCCAGCGGGAGGCCCTGCCGGCGATCGAAGAGGTGCTTCCTGGTCTGGGCGGGCCGACGGTGATGGACGTGGCCTCGAAGGAGGGGCTGGTCGCGGTCCATGCGGTGGTGGCCGAGGAGTGCGTGTACCAGCTCATCAACCAGTTGAAGCAGGCGGGTGCCCGCGATATCCTGGTGATGTCGATCGAGCGGATGATCCCCTGA
- the mtxX gene encoding methanogenesis marker protein Mmp4/MtxX, whose amino-acid sequence MSIGIGAGGDPEKVAESVRKVADRVQAVCYCRPGVMDGLGVETRESERPWETMVDDLLAGRIEGAVRGTLPANETLRCLKEECGVDHLERVALLETADGVRFLFAPVGVDEGWTIAERLAFVEKARPIARSFGLSNRVAVLSGGRYGDVGRHPAVDRSLADAELVARLGDAEHCEVRIEDAVRRCGVIIAPDGISGNLIFRTLTFLGKGAGHGAPVVNIGSIFVDTSRASPDYTSALLLAASMAGSGKTDEID is encoded by the coding sequence ATGAGTATCGGTATCGGTGCCGGCGGCGACCCGGAGAAGGTCGCCGAGAGTGTCAGGAAGGTCGCGGACCGGGTGCAGGCCGTCTGTTACTGCCGGCCGGGCGTGATGGACGGTCTGGGGGTCGAGACGCGGGAGAGCGAGCGGCCCTGGGAGACGATGGTCGACGACCTGCTGGCCGGGCGGATCGAGGGTGCGGTGCGGGGCACTCTGCCGGCAAACGAGACGCTGCGGTGCCTGAAGGAGGAGTGCGGCGTCGATCATCTGGAACGGGTCGCCCTCCTTGAGACGGCCGACGGCGTGCGGTTCCTCTTCGCCCCGGTGGGGGTGGACGAGGGATGGACGATCGCGGAGAGGCTTGCCTTTGTGGAGAAGGCGCGGCCGATCGCGCGTTCGTTCGGTCTCTCGAACCGCGTCGCCGTCCTCTCGGGCGGGCGGTACGGCGACGTGGGTCGCCACCCGGCGGTGGACCGGTCGCTTGCCGATGCCGAACTGGTCGCCCGTCTGGGCGATGCGGAGCACTGCGAGGTGCGTATCGAGGATGCGGTGCGTCGGTGCGGGGTGATCATCGCTCCGGACGGGATCTCGGGCAACCTGATCTTCCGTACGCTCACGTTCCTCGGGAAGGGAGCGGGACATGGGGCGCCGGTGGTTAATATCGGGTCTATTTTTGTGGATACTTCGCGCGCCTCTCCTGATTACACGAGCGCCCTGCTCCTCGCCGCGTCGATGGCCGGATCGGGAAAAACCGACGAAATCGATTAA
- the hisB gene encoding imidazoleglycerol-phosphate dehydratase HisB, protein MRQSSIQRETKETKIDLTLDLEGEGESRIETGLPFLDHMLASFAKHGGFALRVDAEGDLEVDAHHLVEDVGIVLGAALKEAVGDGAGITRFADASIPMDEALATVALDVGGRGYLVFMGSFNSPAVGGIDTTLFEHFFYSLCTQAGVTAHVRFYGRNDHHIAEAIYKAFGVALRKAVARDGRQGVPSTKGTL, encoded by the coding sequence ATGAGACAAAGTTCCATTCAGAGAGAGACGAAGGAAACAAAGATCGATCTCACCCTGGACCTGGAGGGCGAGGGGGAGAGCAGGATCGAGACAGGACTGCCCTTCCTCGATCACATGCTCGCGTCGTTTGCAAAACACGGCGGCTTCGCCCTGCGGGTGGATGCGGAGGGCGACCTTGAGGTGGACGCCCACCATCTCGTCGAGGACGTGGGGATCGTGCTCGGCGCGGCGCTGAAGGAGGCGGTCGGCGACGGCGCCGGGATCACGCGCTTCGCCGACGCTTCGATCCCGATGGACGAGGCGCTCGCGACGGTGGCCCTGGACGTCGGCGGCCGGGGCTACCTGGTCTTCATGGGTTCGTTCAACTCACCCGCGGTCGGCGGGATCGACACCACGCTCTTCGAGCACTTCTTCTACAGCCTCTGCACGCAGGCCGGGGTGACGGCCCATGTCAGGTTCTACGGGCGCAACGACCACCACATCGCCGAGGCAATCTACAAGGCCTTCGGCGTCGCCCTCAGGAAGGCGGTCGCACGGGACGGCCGGCAGGGCGTGCCAAGCACGAAAGGCACGCTGTGA
- the sucD gene encoding succinate--CoA ligase subunit alpha: MIYGDKDTRIIVQGATGKQGSFHINLMNEYARSVGGRGVVAGVTPGKGGREVCGVPVYDTVKEALAEHDATSSVLFVPAGAAGDSIMEGAHAGLELIVAITEHIPVHDAMKAIGYAETVGCTVIGPNCPGLLSPGELKLGIMPAHLYSRGHVGVVSRSGTLTYEVVDELTRAGIGQSTVIGIGGDPVIGQTFADTLARFEEDPQTKAVVLIGEVGGNLEEEGVRSTDLPIAAYIAGVTAPPNKRMGHAGAIIAGGEGDAKSKIKRLKAMGVDVASRPSEIPGIIKRLL, from the coding sequence ATGATCTACGGGGACAAAGACACCAGGATCATCGTGCAGGGCGCGACCGGCAAGCAGGGTTCGTTCCATATCAACCTGATGAACGAGTACGCCCGGTCGGTCGGGGGCAGAGGCGTCGTCGCCGGGGTCACGCCCGGCAAGGGCGGCCGCGAGGTCTGCGGCGTCCCGGTCTACGACACCGTCAAGGAGGCCCTGGCCGAGCACGACGCCACCTCGAGCGTCCTCTTCGTCCCGGCCGGTGCGGCCGGCGACTCGATCATGGAAGGCGCCCACGCGGGGCTCGAACTGATCGTGGCGATCACCGAACATATCCCGGTCCACGACGCCATGAAGGCGATCGGGTATGCGGAGACGGTCGGGTGCACGGTCATCGGCCCGAACTGTCCAGGTCTCCTCTCACCCGGCGAACTGAAACTCGGGATCATGCCTGCCCATCTCTACTCCCGCGGCCACGTCGGGGTCGTCTCCAGGAGCGGGACGCTCACCTACGAGGTCGTCGACGAACTGACCAGGGCAGGCATCGGCCAGTCCACGGTCATCGGGATCGGGGGCGACCCGGTCATCGGCCAGACTTTCGCCGACACCCTGGCCAGGTTCGAGGAAGACCCGCAGACCAAGGCCGTGGTGCTCATCGGCGAGGTCGGCGGCAACCTGGAGGAGGAAGGGGTCAGGTCGACCGACCTTCCGATCGCGGCCTACATCGCCGGGGTCACCGCCCCGCCGAACAAGCGGATGGGACACGCGGGCGCGATCATCGCCGGCGGCGAGGGCGACGCAAAGTCCAAGATCAAAAGGCTCAAAGCGATGGGGGTCGACGTCGCCTCACGGCCGTCCGAGATCCCCGGCATCATCAAAAGACTCCTATGA
- the hisA gene encoding 1-(5-phosphoribosyl)-5-[(5-phosphoribosylamino)methylideneamino]imidazole-4-carboxamide isomerase translates to MIVFPAVDILGGQCVQLVQGRRESARAFGTPLQNARRWLDAGAEALHVVNLDGAFGSARANAEMIREVIEETGVFVQLGGGIRSREDARAWLETGVGRVILGTVAVREPEIIRDLSQEFGPEQVMAGVDARGGAVVIEGWQEEAGDYLAWAERFEALGAGSLLFTNVAVEGLCQGIETEPVARLLERTSLPVVVAGGVTSAEDVRALRDLGVAGVVLGSALYSGKITLEEALEAAR, encoded by the coding sequence ATGATCGTCTTTCCGGCAGTCGATATCCTGGGCGGGCAGTGCGTGCAACTGGTGCAGGGGCGGCGGGAGAGTGCGCGGGCCTTCGGGACGCCGCTCCAGAACGCACGCCGGTGGCTGGACGCGGGGGCCGAGGCGCTCCATGTGGTGAACCTGGACGGGGCCTTCGGGTCGGCGCGGGCGAACGCGGAGATGATCCGCGAGGTGATCGAGGAGACGGGGGTCTTCGTGCAGCTCGGCGGCGGGATCAGGAGCCGCGAGGACGCTCGCGCCTGGCTGGAGACCGGAGTCGGCCGGGTGATCCTGGGGACGGTGGCGGTCCGCGAGCCTGAGATCATCCGCGATCTCTCCCAGGAGTTCGGGCCCGAGCAGGTGATGGCCGGCGTCGACGCGAGGGGCGGGGCGGTGGTCATCGAGGGCTGGCAGGAGGAGGCCGGCGACTATCTCGCCTGGGCCGAACGCTTCGAGGCGCTCGGGGCGGGTTCGCTCCTCTTCACCAACGTGGCGGTCGAAGGACTCTGCCAGGGCATCGAGACCGAACCGGTCGCACGTCTGCTGGAGCGGACCTCCCTGCCGGTGGTCGTGGCCGGCGGGGTGACGAGCGCGGAGGACGTGCGGGCGCTCCGCGACCTGGGGGTCGCCGGGGTGGTGCTCGGATCGGCGCTGTACAGCGGGAAGATCACGCTTGAAGAGGCACTGGAGGCGGCACGATGA
- the sucC gene encoding ADP-forming succinate--CoA ligase subunit beta, whose product MKLLEFEAKELFKQHGIQVPRGVLISDHEEAVLNLRKVGPKVVVKAQVDVGGRGKAGGVLMADTDTALLAARELFAREIKGVKVARVLIEERLDIRHEYYVSITIDRSTKHPVVLFAETGGVNIEETAKTNPDAIRKVSFTPLLRNIPRFLLRELIRDAPAEVGETINKLYHVFCDRDALLAEINPLVITPQGVYAADAKLIVDDNALARQEIAVNRDLTRREREAERHGFSYVELDGSIGVIGNGAGLTMSTLDLIEHFGGKAANFLDVGGGADKDRVKYAVELVADMPAVKVIIVNLLGGITRCDEVARGIIEAGVEQPVIVRLAGTNEKEGRELLAGHGYRMLGSMDEAVEAAVEVTA is encoded by the coding sequence ATGAAACTGCTTGAATTTGAGGCAAAAGAACTTTTCAAACAACATGGTATCCAGGTGCCCAGGGGCGTCCTGATCAGCGACCACGAGGAAGCGGTCCTCAACCTCCGCAAGGTCGGGCCGAAAGTCGTGGTCAAGGCGCAGGTCGACGTCGGCGGACGGGGGAAGGCCGGCGGCGTCCTGATGGCCGACACCGACACGGCGCTCCTGGCCGCCCGTGAACTCTTTGCGAGAGAGATCAAGGGCGTCAAGGTCGCACGGGTGCTCATCGAGGAGCGCCTGGACATCAGGCACGAATACTACGTGAGCATCACCATCGACCGCTCGACCAAACACCCGGTCGTCCTCTTTGCCGAGACCGGCGGCGTCAATATCGAGGAGACGGCAAAGACCAACCCTGACGCGATCAGGAAGGTCTCGTTCACGCCGCTCCTGCGCAATATCCCGCGGTTCCTCCTGCGCGAGTTGATCCGGGACGCCCCCGCCGAGGTCGGCGAGACGATCAACAAACTCTACCATGTCTTCTGCGACCGGGACGCCCTCCTCGCCGAGATCAACCCGCTGGTCATCACTCCCCAGGGAGTCTATGCGGCCGACGCCAAACTGATCGTCGACGACAACGCTCTCGCCCGCCAGGAGATCGCGGTGAACCGCGACCTCACCAGGCGCGAGCGCGAGGCCGAGCGGCACGGGTTCTCCTATGTCGAACTCGACGGATCGATCGGGGTCATCGGCAACGGTGCCGGGCTGACCATGTCCACCCTCGACCTCATCGAGCACTTCGGTGGGAAGGCGGCGAACTTCCTGGACGTCGGCGGCGGCGCCGACAAGGACCGGGTGAAGTACGCCGTCGAACTGGTCGCGGATATGCCCGCGGTGAAGGTGATCATCGTCAATCTCCTGGGCGGGATCACGCGCTGCGACGAGGTGGCCCGCGGGATCATCGAGGCCGGTGTCGAACAGCCGGTGATTGTCCGGCTTGCCGGCACGAACGAGAAAGAAGGGAGAGAACTCCTCGCCGGGCACGGGTACCGGATGCTCGGGAGCATGGACGAGGCTGTCGAGGCCGCCGTGGAGGTGACCGCATGA
- a CDS encoding 2-oxoacid:acceptor oxidoreductase family protein, protein MRHEVRFSGFGGQGIILSAVILGRAAAIYDEKYAVQTQVYGPEARGGASMSAVVIDDEPVLYPEVTEPDIYVIMSQEGFLKYGAGAPEGAVMLLDDGLVQDRPACRFHPVPATYEAKFTLNRVIVANIVMLGALIAITGIVSREAIEKAVLDSVPKGTEDLNMRALKLGFDLGTRSMHNETA, encoded by the coding sequence ATGAGACACGAAGTGCGGTTCTCAGGGTTCGGCGGCCAGGGGATCATCCTCTCGGCCGTCATCCTCGGCCGGGCCGCGGCGATCTACGACGAGAAATACGCCGTCCAGACGCAAGTCTACGGCCCCGAGGCGCGGGGCGGGGCGTCGATGAGCGCCGTCGTCATCGACGACGAACCGGTGCTGTATCCCGAGGTGACCGAACCCGACATCTATGTGATCATGTCGCAGGAAGGGTTCCTCAAGTACGGCGCCGGGGCGCCGGAAGGAGCGGTGATGCTCCTCGACGACGGCCTCGTGCAGGACCGGCCCGCGTGCCGGTTCCACCCTGTCCCGGCAACCTACGAGGCGAAGTTCACCCTCAACCGGGTGATCGTCGCCAATATCGTGATGCTCGGTGCGCTTATTGCGATCACCGGGATCGTCTCCAGAGAGGCGATCGAGAAGGCCGTCCTCGACTCGGTCCCGAAGGGGACCGAGGATCTCAATATGCGGGCGCTGAAACTCGGTTTTGACCTCGGCACAAGGAGCATGCACAATGAAACTGCTTGA
- a CDS encoding PKD domain-containing protein, producing the protein MLFFRGERRLRRPSTDQNPTHRYVDEGTYTIGPTVSNTYGSLTAEQTVTASHTPSPIVAVRPPLPGRQVRS; encoded by the coding sequence ATACTTTTTTTTCGAGGGGAGCGCCGACTACGGCGCCCTTCGACCGACCAGAACCCGACCCATCGCTACGTCGACGAAGGGACGTACACCATTGGACCAACCGTCTCCAACACCTACGGTTCATTGACCGCGGAGCAGACGGTCACCGCTTCTCATACCCCAAGTCCTATAGTGGCCGTTCGACCACCTCTGCCTGGTCGGCAGGTAAGATCTTGA